The following are encoded together in the Hyalangium minutum genome:
- a CDS encoding SMI1/KNR4 family protein, translating into MPTPLRTFEGGPPLTPEDLRSFEQQHGLALPASYEEFLLKTNGGRPERDLLALTGLEGNPRARIHLFFGLNDPVESCNLDWNLEVFKDRIPVGLIPIATTEGTDKICLCVAGERAGAVFYWDGHASPDERNLYALAGDFTSFLSSLHADELSPKTH; encoded by the coding sequence ATGCCAACTCCTCTGCGCACATTCGAAGGGGGCCCTCCACTCACCCCTGAGGACCTTCGTTCCTTCGAGCAGCAGCATGGGCTTGCCCTCCCCGCCTCATACGAGGAGTTCCTGCTGAAGACCAACGGCGGACGCCCGGAGAGGGACCTGTTGGCGCTCACGGGCCTTGAGGGCAACCCGCGTGCCCGCATCCATCTCTTCTTTGGCCTGAACGATCCGGTCGAATCGTGCAACCTCGATTGGAACCTTGAGGTCTTCAAGGATCGCATCCCAGTGGGCCTGATTCCGATCGCCACCACCGAGGGCACAGACAAGATCTGCCTGTGCGTGGCTGGGGAACGCGCAGGGGCTGTCTTCTACTGGGACGGCCACGCCTCACCTGATGAGCGAAATCTCTACGCACTCGCCGGTGACTTCACGTCGTTCCTCTCATCGCTCCACGCCGATGAACTCTCGCCCAAGACTCACTGA
- a CDS encoding NAD(P)H-dependent flavin oxidoreductase: MGTSAWRSLAAKLGVEQPLIQAPMGGGITTPELVAAVSNAGGLGSIGASYLAPEDILRQAQAVRALTQRPFAINLFSPVGPTKSVDPAPMLEILARYHAQLGLPAPQSPATALPDFLGQVEAVLASAPAVFSFTFGIPSASVLESFKSRGILVAGTATNVQEARQLEASGVDAIVAQGSEAGGHRGTFAGPFESGLVGTMALVPQVVDAVKLPVIASGGIMDGRGIAAARMLGASGVQLGTAFMTCREAGTAVAHKAVLRGARDDSMRITRAFTGRPGRMIANEFITALEGSEAVLPFPAQHYATIALRGAAARQGDTRFMALWAGQGAALSRDVSAADLVKALLSETDTVLRSAVE; this comes from the coding sequence ATGGGTACCAGCGCGTGGCGCAGTCTCGCGGCGAAGCTCGGAGTGGAGCAGCCCCTCATCCAGGCGCCCATGGGAGGAGGCATCACCACTCCAGAACTGGTGGCAGCGGTGTCCAACGCGGGGGGGCTGGGGTCCATCGGCGCGTCCTACCTGGCTCCCGAGGACATCCTCCGGCAGGCCCAGGCCGTGCGGGCCCTCACGCAGCGGCCGTTCGCCATCAACCTGTTCTCCCCCGTGGGCCCTACGAAGAGCGTGGACCCGGCGCCCATGCTGGAGATCCTGGCCCGCTACCACGCGCAGCTCGGGTTGCCCGCGCCTCAGTCTCCGGCGACGGCGCTGCCGGACTTTCTCGGACAGGTCGAGGCCGTGCTCGCGAGCGCTCCGGCCGTCTTCAGCTTCACGTTCGGTATTCCATCGGCCTCCGTGCTCGAGTCGTTCAAGTCACGCGGAATCCTGGTGGCGGGCACGGCCACGAACGTCCAGGAGGCCCGGCAGCTCGAGGCCTCGGGAGTGGACGCCATCGTCGCTCAGGGCTCGGAAGCTGGAGGGCACCGGGGCACGTTCGCCGGGCCCTTCGAGTCAGGGCTGGTGGGGACGATGGCGCTTGTTCCCCAAGTGGTGGACGCCGTGAAGCTCCCGGTCATCGCGAGTGGCGGGATCATGGATGGCCGGGGCATCGCGGCTGCGCGCATGCTTGGCGCGAGCGGCGTGCAGCTGGGCACGGCCTTCATGACGTGCCGGGAGGCCGGCACCGCCGTAGCTCACAAGGCGGTGCTCCGGGGAGCCCGAGATGACTCCATGCGGATCACCCGCGCGTTCACGGGACGCCCGGGACGCATGATCGCCAACGAGTTCATCACCGCGCTCGAAGGCAGTGAGGCCGTGCTGCCGTTCCCGGCGCAGCACTACGCCACGATTGCCTTGAGGGGCGCCGCGGCCCGCCAGGGGGACACCCGGTTCATGGCGCTCTGGGCGGGCCAGGGGGCCGCGCTCTCGCGTGACGTGTCCGCCGCTGATCTGGTGAAGGCTCTGCTCTCCGAGACCGACACGGTCCTCCGCTCGGCGGTAGAGTGA
- a CDS encoding fused MFS/spermidine synthase has product MNDSPATLSRARFRFLCGLLFCTGMTSLIFQIIWLRGFSIILGSTIYSMACVVTVFMLGLAVGSLIMSRLLKGGGKLAERPLAAYGTVELLVGISALIITWTLFSHQDFYLSLSGSPTAPLLSRLVAQFSVCLALIGIPTALMGMTLPLLSQLVADRRQVSALYGVNTIGAATGSIIASFVLIYYFGCIRAGAFAAAVNALIFTVALAANRFFPPAQEPAAEQPPPDAASTPEGRMLSRPLMLAMAIFSGFVALSCEITWTRFLSLCFGNRIYVTSIALSIILLFMGQAARMSSAMLRGTTPLWRILLYACSLTLISFSAALLLERSAFQPTEPGLVVLFILLMVVFPATALGLIFPLTLAARPAGVTNGASWVGLVYGMNTLASLVGSLASGYVLINLIGSNGLIAFNSVLLLIALAGLAYGFRSHFKLSDHALGGVAVVGFLAIIAPKSLQVPPVVDAERAVVRSEDAHGIFSVVQMDEGRLRVLNNRTDLVYLYGDPSTQYVQESQAFLPILYAPKLEKVLNIGSGYGITAGAFSRVNEVKSIEAVEIVPALVEHAKLFSPGNHDYFTNPRVKIHITDGRHFLATTPERYDIISINVSDPYLPGSSSLFSHEFYELTKSRLGPGGVMAQHIFGPDMATLYHGIREVFPHVKAIPSYGNGLTVIASADPLEPRQRDLFLQRYNEGRALFDTIGIPDGLMGFERLVLLGDETLKELSSRAPAFRNSDDMPALEFRRLPGQLGLFYSNN; this is encoded by the coding sequence ATGAACGACTCTCCCGCAACCCTCAGCCGCGCTCGCTTCCGGTTCCTGTGTGGGCTCCTGTTCTGCACAGGGATGACGTCGCTGATCTTCCAGATCATCTGGCTGCGAGGCTTCAGCATCATCCTCGGGAGCACCATCTACTCGATGGCCTGCGTCGTCACCGTGTTCATGCTCGGGCTGGCGGTGGGCAGCCTGATCATGTCGAGGCTGCTCAAGGGCGGAGGGAAACTGGCGGAGCGTCCGCTGGCGGCCTACGGCACGGTGGAGCTGCTGGTGGGGATTAGCGCGCTGATCATCACCTGGACGTTGTTCAGCCACCAAGACTTCTACCTCTCGCTGTCGGGCTCGCCCACGGCGCCACTGCTGTCACGGCTGGTGGCACAGTTCAGCGTGTGCCTGGCGCTGATTGGCATCCCCACGGCGCTCATGGGGATGACGCTGCCGCTGCTGAGCCAGCTCGTGGCGGACCGGCGGCAGGTGTCGGCGCTGTACGGCGTGAACACCATCGGAGCGGCGACGGGGAGCATCATCGCCAGCTTCGTCCTCATCTATTACTTCGGGTGCATCCGGGCGGGGGCGTTCGCCGCGGCGGTCAATGCGCTCATCTTCACGGTGGCGCTGGCGGCCAACCGCTTCTTCCCTCCGGCCCAAGAGCCCGCCGCGGAGCAGCCGCCACCGGACGCCGCGAGCACTCCCGAGGGGCGCATGCTCAGCCGTCCGCTGATGCTAGCGATGGCGATCTTCTCGGGGTTCGTGGCGCTCTCGTGTGAGATCACCTGGACGCGCTTCCTGTCGTTGTGCTTCGGCAACCGCATCTACGTGACGAGCATCGCGCTGTCGATCATCTTGCTCTTCATGGGGCAGGCGGCGCGCATGAGCAGCGCGATGCTGCGCGGGACGACGCCGCTGTGGCGCATCCTGTTGTACGCGTGCTCGCTGACGTTGATCTCCTTCTCGGCGGCGCTGCTGCTGGAGCGGTCGGCGTTCCAGCCGACAGAGCCGGGGCTCGTGGTCCTCTTCATCCTGTTGATGGTGGTGTTCCCGGCGACGGCGCTCGGGCTGATCTTCCCTCTGACGCTGGCGGCGCGGCCGGCGGGGGTGACGAACGGGGCGAGCTGGGTGGGACTGGTGTACGGGATGAACACGCTGGCGAGCCTCGTGGGCTCGCTGGCGAGCGGGTACGTACTCATCAATCTGATCGGCTCCAACGGGCTGATTGCGTTCAACTCGGTGCTGCTGCTGATCGCGCTGGCGGGGCTGGCGTACGGGTTCCGGTCGCACTTCAAGCTCTCGGACCATGCGCTGGGCGGAGTGGCGGTGGTGGGCTTCCTGGCGATCATCGCGCCGAAGAGCCTGCAAGTGCCTCCGGTGGTGGATGCGGAGCGCGCGGTGGTCCGGAGCGAGGACGCACACGGCATCTTCAGCGTGGTGCAGATGGACGAGGGCCGGCTGCGGGTGCTGAACAACCGGACGGACCTCGTCTATCTATATGGGGACCCGAGCACGCAGTACGTGCAGGAGTCGCAGGCGTTCCTGCCAATTTTGTACGCGCCGAAGCTGGAGAAGGTGCTGAACATCGGCTCGGGGTACGGCATCACGGCGGGAGCGTTCTCGCGGGTGAACGAGGTGAAGTCCATCGAGGCGGTGGAGATCGTCCCGGCGCTGGTGGAGCACGCGAAGCTGTTCAGCCCTGGGAACCACGACTACTTCACGAACCCGCGGGTGAAGATCCACATCACGGACGGCCGGCACTTCCTGGCGACGACGCCCGAGCGCTACGACATCATCTCGATCAACGTGTCGGATCCGTACCTGCCGGGCTCCTCGAGCCTGTTCAGCCACGAGTTCTACGAGCTGACGAAGTCACGGCTGGGGCCTGGGGGCGTGATGGCGCAGCACATCTTCGGGCCGGACATGGCGACGCTGTACCACGGCATCCGCGAGGTGTTCCCGCACGTGAAGGCGATTCCGTCGTATGGGAACGGGCTGACGGTGATTGCCTCGGCAGATCCGCTGGAGCCGCGCCAGCGTGACTTGTTCCTGCAGCGCTACAATGAAGGCCGGGCGCTGTTCGACACGATTGGCATCCCGGACGGGCTGATGGGCTTCGAGCGGCTGGTGCTGCTGGGAGACGAGACGCTGAAGGAACTGTCCTCGCGGGCGCCTGCGTTCCGCAACAGCGACGACATGCCTGCACTGGAGTTCCGCCGGCTTCCGGGCCAGCTGGGCCTCTTCTACTCGAATAACTGA
- a CDS encoding fused MFS/spermidine synthase has protein sequence MATPAPTAQNWVLRLFFVSGLSGILFEVLWTRIFTYLLGGTTHSVTAVITAFMLGLGLGSYLLGRVADRSTRPLRIYGLLELGVAFSGLVAFYAFHHIESLYSVLYAWAPQATIKWLVFLIAFVFVSFSATLIGGTLPVLARYVVNRDEGLKAALGQLYSINTLGAAAGSVLMIGLVWVLGYETGYHLALALNVVTGVAALLLSRRENAAPVSSSEAPSASPPPTAEPRETLDGRILLPAFALSGFCALAYEVIWFRLLDFLLLGRLTTFACVLSVYLLGISLGSVAFSRWSPRGLSDLKLFVVFEALLGLLGLLSLPVLSAVSGWGHRPFTIAVGFLLLFAMTLLLGGLFPLAGKLYAGPMRLLGRTVGNIYSANTAGSVLGSFLTGFVLFPTIGTSAALLLIAALNLGIAATLAGVSLRPLNTRWVGTVAALAAVGLGGWFSADWLTRYYEHVSLRPGFRVIAESESSLQPVLVAENGQGDRVLLGGPFQSGETVPARRQTQKLQAHLPMLVHPNPQRVLEIGYGVGELPRTLLLYQPELLQLVELDEHMIPVAEEYFGALNEHASRKPNVRVDVMDGRHFLKMSEEQFDVIMSDSMILASEGSLRLYTEEHFREARRHLRPGGVALVWLPLNAGISKAMVILKTFQKVFPQSLLWLPLGLNTQEAFIVGFRDEASIDWTAWREKYERVARQDLQAFGWDSPGLFFASFRAGPEQLSEIASRVPMINRDMNPVLDFLPQETPAEIDAAVRQLIAYPPGAIFAHLKDGPTPDESLGALRSEVERIHEADQRFFQGVEALERFGARPPSEVLANAATLTEGFRQALELYPRHHASAVWMAQVLGLAAKVQPPMEPEKVRGLLEEALRYSPSDLAVAEALARLALQRGDKEEAHKYIERVRALAPYSRLAATETP, from the coding sequence ATGGCCACCCCCGCCCCCACCGCCCAGAACTGGGTGCTGCGTCTGTTCTTCGTCTCGGGCCTCTCCGGGATCCTCTTCGAGGTCCTCTGGACGCGGATCTTCACGTACCTGCTCGGGGGCACCACGCACAGCGTCACCGCCGTCATCACGGCGTTCATGCTGGGGCTCGGGCTGGGCTCGTACCTGTTGGGCCGAGTGGCGGACCGTTCCACCCGGCCGCTGCGCATCTACGGGCTGCTGGAGCTGGGCGTCGCGTTCAGCGGGCTCGTGGCGTTCTATGCCTTCCACCACATCGAGTCGCTCTACTCGGTCCTCTATGCCTGGGCGCCGCAGGCGACGATCAAGTGGCTCGTCTTCCTGATTGCGTTCGTCTTCGTCTCGTTCTCCGCCACCCTCATTGGGGGCACCTTGCCCGTGCTCGCCCGCTACGTGGTGAACCGGGATGAAGGCCTGAAGGCCGCGCTGGGCCAGCTCTACTCCATCAACACACTGGGAGCGGCGGCGGGCTCGGTGCTGATGATCGGCCTGGTGTGGGTGCTGGGCTACGAGACGGGCTACCACCTCGCGCTTGCGCTCAACGTGGTCACGGGCGTGGCGGCCCTGCTCCTGTCCCGCCGTGAGAACGCAGCGCCTGTCTCCAGCAGTGAGGCCCCGTCCGCCTCCCCTCCTCCCACCGCTGAACCTCGGGAGACCCTCGATGGCCGCATTCTCCTGCCTGCCTTCGCCCTCTCCGGCTTCTGCGCGCTGGCGTACGAGGTCATCTGGTTCCGGCTGCTCGACTTCTTGCTGTTGGGCCGGCTGACGACCTTCGCCTGCGTCCTCTCCGTGTACCTGCTGGGGATCAGCCTGGGCAGCGTCGCGTTCAGCCGCTGGAGCCCCCGAGGCCTGAGCGATCTCAAGCTGTTCGTCGTCTTCGAGGCCCTGCTCGGGCTCCTGGGACTCCTCAGCCTGCCGGTGCTGTCGGCGGTCAGCGGCTGGGGGCACCGGCCGTTCACCATCGCCGTGGGCTTCCTGCTGCTCTTCGCGATGACGCTGCTGCTGGGAGGCCTCTTCCCGCTGGCGGGCAAGCTGTACGCGGGGCCGATGCGGCTGCTCGGGCGGACGGTGGGCAACATCTACTCGGCCAACACGGCGGGCTCGGTGCTGGGCTCGTTCCTGACGGGCTTCGTCCTCTTCCCCACCATCGGCACCTCGGCCGCGCTGCTGCTCATCGCGGCGCTGAACCTGGGCATTGCCGCCACCCTGGCGGGCGTCTCGCTGCGGCCGCTGAACACCCGCTGGGTGGGCACAGTCGCGGCACTCGCGGCGGTGGGGCTGGGGGGCTGGTTCAGCGCCGACTGGCTCACGCGGTACTACGAGCACGTCAGCCTCCGCCCAGGCTTCCGGGTGATCGCCGAGAGCGAGAGCAGCCTGCAGCCCGTGCTGGTAGCTGAGAACGGCCAGGGCGATCGGGTCCTCCTGGGCGGTCCGTTCCAGTCCGGGGAGACGGTGCCCGCGCGGAGGCAGACCCAGAAGCTCCAGGCGCACCTGCCAATGCTCGTGCACCCGAACCCGCAGCGGGTGCTGGAGATTGGCTACGGCGTGGGCGAGCTCCCACGGACCTTGCTGCTGTACCAGCCGGAGCTGCTCCAGCTCGTCGAGCTGGACGAGCACATGATCCCGGTAGCCGAGGAGTACTTCGGGGCGCTCAACGAGCACGCGAGCCGCAAGCCCAACGTGCGCGTGGACGTGATGGACGGGCGGCACTTCCTGAAGATGAGCGAGGAGCAGTTCGACGTGATCATGTCGGACTCGATGATCCTCGCCAGTGAGGGCAGCCTGCGGCTCTACACGGAGGAGCACTTCCGCGAGGCGCGCCGGCACCTGCGTCCCGGGGGCGTGGCGCTGGTGTGGCTGCCGCTCAACGCGGGCATCAGCAAGGCCATGGTCATCCTGAAGACCTTCCAGAAGGTCTTCCCACAGAGCCTGCTGTGGCTGCCGCTGGGGCTCAACACGCAGGAGGCCTTCATCGTCGGCTTCCGGGACGAGGCCTCCATCGACTGGACGGCTTGGCGCGAGAAGTACGAGCGGGTGGCCCGGCAGGACTTGCAGGCCTTCGGCTGGGACTCGCCGGGGCTGTTCTTCGCGAGCTTCCGAGCGGGGCCTGAACAACTGTCCGAGATCGCCTCGCGCGTGCCGATGATCAACCGGGACATGAACCCGGTGCTGGACTTCTTGCCGCAGGAGACTCCGGCGGAGATCGATGCGGCGGTTCGCCAGCTCATCGCCTACCCGCCGGGCGCGATCTTCGCGCACCTGAAGGACGGTCCCACGCCGGATGAGTCGCTGGGGGCCCTTCGAAGCGAGGTCGAGCGCATCCACGAGGCGGACCAGCGCTTCTTCCAGGGAGTCGAAGCGCTGGAGCGGTTCGGCGCGCGGCCTCCGTCGGAGGTGCTGGCGAACGCGGCCACGCTGACCGAGGGCTTCCGTCAGGCCCTGGAGCTGTACCCCCGCCACCACGCCTCGGCGGTGTGGATGGCACAGGTGCTGGGGTTAGCGGCGAAGGTGCAGCCTCCGATGGAGCCCGAGAAGGTTCGTGGGCTGCTGGAGGAGGCATTGCGCTACAGTCCGTCGGATCTCGCGGTGGCCGAGGCGCTCGCGCGCCTGGCGCTGCAGCGAGGTGACAAGGAAGAGGCTCACAAGTACATCGAGCGGGTCCGGGCGCTGGCGCCCTACTCCCGGCTCGCCGCCACCGAGACGCCATGA
- a CDS encoding cysteine hydrolase family protein, with protein sequence MKRALLVIDIQKDYFPGGKMELVGTEAASLRARELLEGFRKNGEELIHVQHIFQAPNAPFFVAGTEGAEIHPNVQPLPGERLLVKHHANSFKDTPLQQWLRERDVTDVVICGMMTSMCVDAATRAAADLGFNTYVAADACAAPDLRSGAEIIPGRTVHNAFLAALGSLVARVESTSELLSRRG encoded by the coding sequence ATGAAGCGTGCGTTGCTCGTCATTGATATCCAGAAGGACTACTTCCCCGGAGGAAAGATGGAGCTCGTTGGCACCGAGGCCGCGAGCCTGCGTGCCCGGGAATTGCTTGAGGGCTTCCGCAAGAACGGAGAGGAGCTCATCCACGTCCAACACATCTTCCAGGCCCCCAATGCCCCGTTCTTCGTCGCCGGAACGGAGGGCGCGGAGATCCACCCGAACGTTCAGCCCCTCCCCGGTGAGCGTCTGCTCGTCAAGCACCACGCCAACTCGTTCAAGGATACGCCGCTGCAGCAGTGGCTCCGCGAGCGAGACGTCACCGATGTCGTCATCTGCGGGATGATGACCAGCATGTGCGTGGACGCCGCCACCCGCGCGGCAGCAGACCTGGGCTTCAACACCTACGTGGCCGCCGATGCCTGCGCAGCCCCAGACCTGCGCTCGGGCGCCGAGATCATCCCCGGGCGCACCGTGCACAACGCCTTCCTGGCCGCCCTGGGCTCACTGGTCGCGCGGGTGGAGAGCACAAGCGAGCTCCTCTCGCGGCGCGGATAA
- a CDS encoding SUKH-4 family immunity protein, which translates to MPKPSDLMSVAFTPSPALAQLVGPGPVQPPAAMKAVLRHVAEHQLWLIPGQSFRADATLRKALGCQSHVHLMELPRLLDAQLKLIPGEKEALRKKRKAEVAAAPAAARWAQGTEAEDPCLAFGEEALEGLQLDERNRSFLLSVGLPECGVPFIDFDAGREGEPFEVLSEGLRVLGTYGDGEEEDLCVCLDESTGGRVVLRDPEKEAVPVLMNSGVPELLECMIIYRDLLRERTEEEEDEPILPKRLRTRAAKALKAQDPQAFRPGSFWYRAVHGTDGPVRQRKSASKRAPARKKKTAARSRR; encoded by the coding sequence ATGCCCAAGCCCTCTGACCTCATGTCAGTGGCGTTCACGCCTTCGCCCGCGCTGGCCCAGCTTGTCGGGCCAGGACCGGTTCAGCCTCCAGCGGCCATGAAGGCCGTTCTTCGGCATGTGGCGGAGCATCAGCTCTGGCTCATCCCAGGACAGTCCTTCCGCGCTGACGCCACGCTGCGCAAAGCGCTGGGCTGCCAGTCTCATGTCCACTTGATGGAACTGCCTCGGCTCCTGGATGCCCAGCTGAAGCTCATCCCTGGGGAGAAGGAAGCCCTGCGGAAGAAGCGCAAGGCGGAGGTGGCTGCAGCGCCTGCCGCCGCGCGCTGGGCGCAAGGAACGGAGGCCGAGGATCCGTGCTTGGCCTTTGGAGAGGAGGCTCTCGAGGGGCTCCAGCTCGATGAGCGGAACCGCTCCTTTCTCTTGAGTGTGGGCCTTCCGGAGTGCGGCGTTCCATTCATCGACTTCGATGCCGGACGTGAGGGAGAGCCATTCGAAGTGCTCTCCGAGGGCCTGCGAGTCCTGGGCACCTACGGGGACGGCGAGGAAGAGGACCTGTGTGTCTGCCTCGACGAGAGCACAGGTGGCCGGGTCGTCCTGCGCGATCCGGAGAAGGAGGCGGTGCCCGTCTTGATGAACTCGGGAGTGCCTGAGCTCCTCGAGTGCATGATCATCTATCGCGACCTGTTGCGCGAACGCACTGAGGAGGAGGAGGACGAGCCCATCCTTCCCAAGAGACTGCGGACCCGGGCCGCCAAGGCTCTCAAGGCCCAGGACCCCCAGGCCTTCCGTCCGGGCTCCTTCTGGTACCGCGCGGTTCACGGAACGGACGGCCCTGTTCGCCAGCGCAAGAGCGCCTCCAAGCGCGCACCCGCACGGAAGAAGAAGACGGCTGCCCGCTCGCGGCGCTGA